One genomic segment of Gossypium arboreum isolate Shixiya-1 chromosome 3, ASM2569848v2, whole genome shotgun sequence includes these proteins:
- the LOC108479944 gene encoding DNA replication licensing factor MCM6 isoform X2 → METFSGCFVDDKAIRVENIFLDFLKSFRLDPRMGESYYESEIQAMEANGSSTMYIDFSHVMLYNDVLQKAIADEYLRFEPYLKNACKRFVMEQNPTVIAEADDNPNKDINVAFFNIPFTKRLRELTTAEIGKLVSVTGVVTRTSEVRPELLQGSFKCLECGSVVKNVEQQFKYTEPTTCVSATCLNRTKWALLRQESKFADWQRVRVQETSKEIPAGSLPRSLDVILRHEIVELARAGDAVVFTGTVVVIPDILALASPGERAECRREASQRKSSTAGQEGVRGLRSLGVRDLSYRLAFIANSVQVADGRKDIDIRNRKKAGDEDDQQFTPEELKEIQRMRDTPDFFNKLVDSIAPTVFGHQDIKRAILLMLLGGVHKHTHEGINLRGDINVCIVGDPSCAKSQFLKYTSGIVPRSVYTSGKSSSAAGLTATVAKEPETGEFCIEAGALMLADNGICCIDEFDKMDVRDQVAIHEAMEQQTISITKAGIQATLNARTSILAAANPTGGRYDKSKPLKYNVALPPAILSRFDLVYVMIDDPDDQTDYHIAHHIVRVHQKREDALQPAFTTAELKRYITYAKTLKPKLTSEARKLLVESYVALRRGDTTPGSRVAYRMTVRQLEALIRLSEAIARSYLETQVQPRHVRVAVRLLKTSIISVESTEIDLSEFQEGNNDGSDDRNNNSGQADVHPASESEGTANQQKEEYRVKEDYFHRVSQALVMRLRQHEEAVRQEETGLAGMSQGDLIQWYVNQQNEKNNYSSTAEVEIEIKRIRSLIERLIRREGHLIVIDDGRQEGGDGAAARSARDTRILAVAPNYAMD, encoded by the exons ATGGAGACGTTCAGCGGATGCTTTGTAGACGACAAGGCAATTAGAGTGGAGAACATATTCCTGGACTTCCTCAAGAG ctTCAGGTTGGACCCGCGAATGGGGGAGTCGTATTACGAGTCGGAGATACAGGCGATGGAAGCGAACGGGTCTAGCACCATGTACATCGACTTCTCGCACGTCATGCTCTACAATGACGTTCTCCAGAAGGCCATCGCTGATGAGTACTTGAG ATTCGAGCCATACTTGAAGAATGCCTGCAAGAGGTTCGTGATGGAGCAGAATCCCACGGTTATCGCGGAGGCGGATGATAACCCTAACAAGGACATCAATGTTGCCTTCTTTAACATTCCTTTCACCAAGCG CCTGAGAGAATTAACCACTGCCGAAATTGGAAAGCTAGTATCAGTCACTGGAGTAGTCACTCGTACAAGCGAAGTCAGACCTGAGCTTCTCCAAGGTTCTTTTAAGTGCTTGGAATGCGGAAGCGTTGTCAAGAATGTCGAACAGCAATTCAAGTACACTGAG CCAACAACATGCGTCAGTGCAACATGTTTAAATAGAACAAAATGGGCATTGCTTCGACAAGAGAGCAAGTTTGCAGATTGGCAGAGGGTAAGAGTGCAGGAGACCTCTAAAGAGATTCCTGCTGGCTCCTTGCCTAGATCATTGGACGTTATTCTTCGCCATGAGATTGTTGAACTGGCTAGAGCGGGGGATGC TGTTGTCTTCACTGGTACTGTGGTTGTGATACCGGACATATTGGCCCTGGCCTCCCCTGGTGAAAGAGCTGAATGCCGTCGAGAAGCTTCTCAGCGTAAGTCTTCAACTGCTGGACAAGAAGGTGTGAGAGGTCTTCGCTCATTGGGAGTCAGAGACCTATCCTATCGTTTAGCCTTCATTGCTAATTCAGTTCAG GTTGCTGATGGTAGAAAGGATATTGACATTAGAAATAGAAAAAAGGCTGGTGATGAAGATGACCAACAGTTCACA CCGGAGGAGCTTAAAGAAATCCAAAGAATGAGAGATACCCCTGATTTTTTCAATAAGCTTGTTGATAGCATTGCACCTACTGTTTTTGGTCATCAAGATATCAAGAGAGCAATCTTGCTTATGCTTTTGGGTGGTGTCCATAAGCATACTCATGAAGGCATTAATCTGAGAGGAGACATAAATGTTTGTATAGTTGGAGATCCCAGCTGTGCAAAGTCCCAGTTTCTCAA ATACACATCAGGTATTGTTCCCAGATCTGTCTATACATCTGGCAAATCCTCTTCTGCTGCTGGATTGACAGCAACTGTGGCCAAAGAACCAGAAACTGGTGAATTCTGTATCGAG GCAGGTGCTCTAATGCTGGCTGACAATGGCATATGTTGCATTGATGAATTCGACAAGATGGATGTCAGGGATCAG GTTGCAATTCATGAAGCCATGGAACAACAGACCATAAGCATTACTAAAGCCGGGATACAAGCAACACTGAATGCTCGGACGTCAATACTAGCTGCAGCTAATCCTACTGGAGGGCGCTATGATAAGTCTAAACCGCTCAAG TATAATGTTGCTCTCCCTCCGGCTATTCTTTCTAGGTTTGACCTGGTGTACGTCATGATTGATGACCCAGATGATCAAACTGATTACCATATTGCTCACCATATCGTGAGAGTTCACCAGAAGCGTGAAGATGCACTTCAACCTGCTTTCACGACTGCAGAACTGAAACGATATATTACATATGCAAAAACTTTAAAACCAAAG CTAACCTCTGAAGCAAGAAAACTCTTGGTGGAGTCTTATGTTGCACTCAGACGAGGTGATACGACTCCTGGCAGCAGAGTTGCATACCGGATGACAGTTAGGCAGTTGGAGGCATTAATCAGGTTGTCTGAGGCCATTGCTCGAAGTTATTTGGAAACTCAG GTGCAACCACGGCATGTTCGTGTAGCGGTGAGATTATTGAAAACATCTATAATCAG CGTGGAGTCCACTGAGATTGATTTGTCTGAATTTCAAGAAGGAAATAATGATGGTTCTGATGATAGAAACAATAATTCTGGACAAGCTGATGTTCACCCAGCTTCTGAAAGTGAAG GTACTGCCAATCAACAAAAGGAAGAATACAGGGTAAAGGAAGACTATTTTCATAGGGTTTCTCAGGCCCTTGTCATGCGCCTTAGACAGCATGAAGAAGCTGTAAGGCAAGAAG AAACTGGCTTGGCCGGAATGAGTCAGGGCGATTTAATCCAGTGGTATGTGAATCAGCAGAATGAAAAAAACAACTACAGCTCTACTGCAGAAGTAGAAATAGAAATTAAACGAATCAGATCACTTATTGAG AGATTGATTCGAAGGGAAGGCCACTTGATTGTGATAGATGATGGTAGGCAAGAAGGTGGTGACGGTGCAGCGGCACGATCAGCTAGAGATACCAGGATTTTAGCTGTAGCTCCGAATTATGCCATGGATTAA
- the LOC108479944 gene encoding DNA replication licensing factor MCM6 isoform X1, with amino-acid sequence METFSGCFVDDKAIRVENIFLDFLKSFRLDPRMGESYYESEIQAMEANGSSTMYIDFSHVMLYNDVLQKAIADEYLRFEPYLKNACKRFVMEQNPTVIAEADDNPNKDINVAFFNIPFTKRLRELTTAEIGKLVSVTGVVTRTSEVRPELLQGSFKCLECGSVVKNVEQQFKYTEPTTCVSATCLNRTKWALLRQESKFADWQRVRVQETSKEIPAGSLPRSLDVILRHEIVELARAGDAVVFTGTVVVIPDILALASPGERAECRREASQRKSSTAGQEGVRGLRSLGVRDLSYRLAFIANSVQVADGRKDIDIRNRKKAGDEDDQQFTPEELKEIQRMRDTPDFFNKLVDSIAPTVFGHQDIKRAILLMLLGGVHKHTHEGINLRGDINVCIVGDPSCAKSQFLKYTSGIVPRSVYTSGKSSSAAGLTATVAKEPETGEFCIEAGALMLADNGICCIDEFDKMDVRDQVAIHEAMEQQTISITKAGIQATLNARTSILAAANPTGGRYDKSKPLKYNVALPPAILSRFDLVYVMIDDPDDQTDYHIAHHIVRVHQKREDALQPAFTTAELKRYITYAKTLKPKLTSEARKLLVESYVALRRGDTTPGSRVAYRMTVRQLEALIRLSEAIARSYLETQVQPRHVRVAVRLLKTSIISVESTEIDLSEFQEGNNDGSDDRNNNSGQADVHPASESEGVGTANQQKEEYRVKEDYFHRVSQALVMRLRQHEEAVRQEETGLAGMSQGDLIQWYVNQQNEKNNYSSTAEVEIEIKRIRSLIERLIRREGHLIVIDDGRQEGGDGAAARSARDTRILAVAPNYAMD; translated from the exons ATGGAGACGTTCAGCGGATGCTTTGTAGACGACAAGGCAATTAGAGTGGAGAACATATTCCTGGACTTCCTCAAGAG ctTCAGGTTGGACCCGCGAATGGGGGAGTCGTATTACGAGTCGGAGATACAGGCGATGGAAGCGAACGGGTCTAGCACCATGTACATCGACTTCTCGCACGTCATGCTCTACAATGACGTTCTCCAGAAGGCCATCGCTGATGAGTACTTGAG ATTCGAGCCATACTTGAAGAATGCCTGCAAGAGGTTCGTGATGGAGCAGAATCCCACGGTTATCGCGGAGGCGGATGATAACCCTAACAAGGACATCAATGTTGCCTTCTTTAACATTCCTTTCACCAAGCG CCTGAGAGAATTAACCACTGCCGAAATTGGAAAGCTAGTATCAGTCACTGGAGTAGTCACTCGTACAAGCGAAGTCAGACCTGAGCTTCTCCAAGGTTCTTTTAAGTGCTTGGAATGCGGAAGCGTTGTCAAGAATGTCGAACAGCAATTCAAGTACACTGAG CCAACAACATGCGTCAGTGCAACATGTTTAAATAGAACAAAATGGGCATTGCTTCGACAAGAGAGCAAGTTTGCAGATTGGCAGAGGGTAAGAGTGCAGGAGACCTCTAAAGAGATTCCTGCTGGCTCCTTGCCTAGATCATTGGACGTTATTCTTCGCCATGAGATTGTTGAACTGGCTAGAGCGGGGGATGC TGTTGTCTTCACTGGTACTGTGGTTGTGATACCGGACATATTGGCCCTGGCCTCCCCTGGTGAAAGAGCTGAATGCCGTCGAGAAGCTTCTCAGCGTAAGTCTTCAACTGCTGGACAAGAAGGTGTGAGAGGTCTTCGCTCATTGGGAGTCAGAGACCTATCCTATCGTTTAGCCTTCATTGCTAATTCAGTTCAG GTTGCTGATGGTAGAAAGGATATTGACATTAGAAATAGAAAAAAGGCTGGTGATGAAGATGACCAACAGTTCACA CCGGAGGAGCTTAAAGAAATCCAAAGAATGAGAGATACCCCTGATTTTTTCAATAAGCTTGTTGATAGCATTGCACCTACTGTTTTTGGTCATCAAGATATCAAGAGAGCAATCTTGCTTATGCTTTTGGGTGGTGTCCATAAGCATACTCATGAAGGCATTAATCTGAGAGGAGACATAAATGTTTGTATAGTTGGAGATCCCAGCTGTGCAAAGTCCCAGTTTCTCAA ATACACATCAGGTATTGTTCCCAGATCTGTCTATACATCTGGCAAATCCTCTTCTGCTGCTGGATTGACAGCAACTGTGGCCAAAGAACCAGAAACTGGTGAATTCTGTATCGAG GCAGGTGCTCTAATGCTGGCTGACAATGGCATATGTTGCATTGATGAATTCGACAAGATGGATGTCAGGGATCAG GTTGCAATTCATGAAGCCATGGAACAACAGACCATAAGCATTACTAAAGCCGGGATACAAGCAACACTGAATGCTCGGACGTCAATACTAGCTGCAGCTAATCCTACTGGAGGGCGCTATGATAAGTCTAAACCGCTCAAG TATAATGTTGCTCTCCCTCCGGCTATTCTTTCTAGGTTTGACCTGGTGTACGTCATGATTGATGACCCAGATGATCAAACTGATTACCATATTGCTCACCATATCGTGAGAGTTCACCAGAAGCGTGAAGATGCACTTCAACCTGCTTTCACGACTGCAGAACTGAAACGATATATTACATATGCAAAAACTTTAAAACCAAAG CTAACCTCTGAAGCAAGAAAACTCTTGGTGGAGTCTTATGTTGCACTCAGACGAGGTGATACGACTCCTGGCAGCAGAGTTGCATACCGGATGACAGTTAGGCAGTTGGAGGCATTAATCAGGTTGTCTGAGGCCATTGCTCGAAGTTATTTGGAAACTCAG GTGCAACCACGGCATGTTCGTGTAGCGGTGAGATTATTGAAAACATCTATAATCAG CGTGGAGTCCACTGAGATTGATTTGTCTGAATTTCAAGAAGGAAATAATGATGGTTCTGATGATAGAAACAATAATTCTGGACAAGCTGATGTTCACCCAGCTTCTGAAAGTGAAG GAGTAGGTACTGCCAATCAACAAAAGGAAGAATACAGGGTAAAGGAAGACTATTTTCATAGGGTTTCTCAGGCCCTTGTCATGCGCCTTAGACAGCATGAAGAAGCTGTAAGGCAAGAAG AAACTGGCTTGGCCGGAATGAGTCAGGGCGATTTAATCCAGTGGTATGTGAATCAGCAGAATGAAAAAAACAACTACAGCTCTACTGCAGAAGTAGAAATAGAAATTAAACGAATCAGATCACTTATTGAG AGATTGATTCGAAGGGAAGGCCACTTGATTGTGATAGATGATGGTAGGCAAGAAGGTGGTGACGGTGCAGCGGCACGATCAGCTAGAGATACCAGGATTTTAGCTGTAGCTCCGAATTATGCCATGGATTAA
- the LOC108480025 gene encoding leucine-rich repeat receptor-like serine/threonine-protein kinase BAM3, translating to MKKLLFLFSLISLFFLSSSSPAFSHNLSLRKQASVLVSLKQQIQKSSTSTPLALGGWNVSNYLSLCSWTGVQCDGSNRSIIFLDISNSNVSGSLSPVISRLQSLVYLSVSGNSFSGEFPQQIHKLTRLQFLNISKNMFSGEMKWDFSQMKELVSLDAYDNNFNGSLPLGVTELPKLTHLNLGGNYFSGQIPKAYASMEQLQYLSLAGNDLSGFIPAELGNLTNLKYLLLGYYNEFDGGIPPTFGKLVNLVHLDLANCSLDGPVPSELGNLKQLDTLFLQTNEINGGIPPEIGNLSHLKSLDLSNNMLTGDIPLELSGLRHLLLLNLFVNRLHGEIPQFLAELPELQVLNLWHNNLTGSIPSKLGQNGRLVELDLSSNNLTGLVPESLCFGRRLQILILFSNSLFGPLPEDLSKCDTLSRVRMGHNYLTGPIPNGLLYLPELSLLELHNNYLSGTIPQDTAKIPKKLGQLNLSNNNLSGSLPASIGNFSSLQLLLLGSNRFSGNIPPQFGRLKTLLKLDMSRNNLSGTIPYELGNCFLLTYLDLSQNQLSGPIPVQIAQTHILNYLNVSWNHLNQSLPREIGSIKSLTSADFSHNNLSGSIPQFGQYSFFNSTSFAGNPQLCGSYLKNSCDYSSSSSSVSPLEFRHQSGTKSPQVPAKYKFLFALGLLVCSFIFAALAIIKTRKGRRNSHCWKLTAFQKLEFGSKDILECIKENNVIGRGGAGIVYRGIMPNGEQVAVKKLLGISKGSSHDNGLSAEIQTLGKIRHRNIVRLLGFCSNKEINLLIYEYMPNGSLGEVLHGKGGGYLRWDTRLKIAIEAAKGLCYLHHDCSPLILHRDVKSNNILLNSDFEAHVADFGLAKFLQDTGTSECMSAIAGSYGYIAPEYAYTLKVDEKSDVYSFGVVLLELITGRRPVGDFGEEGLDIVQWSKRETKLKKEGVVKILDHRVSNTIPKEEVMQVFFVAMLCVEEHSVERPTMREVVQMLAQAKQPNTFHMQ from the exons ATGAAGAAGCTTCTCTTCCTCTTTTCTCTCATCTCAttattcttcctctcttcttCTAGTCCAGCTTTCTCACATAATTTGTCTCTCAGAAAGCAAGCATCAGTCCTGGTTTCTCTAAAACAACAAATTCAGAAATCCTCCACTTCCACTCCTCTAGCTCTAGGTGGTTGGAATGTCTCCAACTACTTGTCACTTTGCTCTTGGACGGGTGTCCAATGTGATGGCTCGAATAGGTCAATAATTTTTCTTGATATATCCAATTCCAACGTTTCTGGTTCTCTCTCTCCGGTTATCTCCCGACTTCAAAGCCTTGTTTATCTCTCGGTTTCTGGCAACAGCTTCTCGGGTGAGTTTCCGCAACAAATTCACAAGCTTACGAGGCTTCAGTTTCTCAACATATCCAAAAATATGTTTAGCGGAGAGATGAAGTGGGATTTCTCTCAGATGAAAGAGCTGGTGTCGTTAGATGCTTACGACAATAACTTCAATGGCTCACTCCCATTAGGTGTCACGGAGCTTCCTAAGCTGACGCACTTAAATCTTGGTGGGAATTACTTTAGCGGACAAATTCCTAAAGCCTATGCAAGTATGGAGCAGCTCCAGTATCTGTCTCTTGCTGGGAATGATTTGAGTGGTTTTATTCCTGCAGAGCTGGGGAATCTAACAAATCTCAAGTACCTTTTACTGGGTTACTACAATGAGTTTGATGGGGGAATACCACCTACGTTTGGCAAGTTGGTCAATCTGGTTCATTTAGACCTAGCTAACTGTAGCCTGGATGGTCCAGTTCCTTCCGAACTTGGAAACTTAAAGCAGCTGGATACTCTCTTCTTGCAAACAAATGAGATTAACGGTGGTATCCCTCCTGAAATAGGCAATTTGAGTCACTTGAAATCCCTTGACCTTTCCAACAATATGCTAACAGGGGATATTCCACTTGAGTTATCTGGTCTTCGTCACCTCCTCCTCCTCAACTTATTCGTCAACAGGCTTCATGGTGAGATCCCCCAGTTTCTTGCGGAGCTACCGGAGTTGCAAGTCCTGAACCTGTGGCACAATAATTTGACAGGATCCATCCCTTCAAAGCTGGGACAAAACGGTAGATTGGTTGAGCTTGATTTGTCATCTAATAATCTCACTGGCCTGGTCCCAGAATCTCTTTGCTTCGGTAGGAGGCTGCAGATCTTAATTCTGTTCAGTAATTCCTTGTTTGGTCCTCTACCCGAGGATCTTAGTAAATGCGATACATTGTCAAGAGTTCGAATGGGACACAATTATCTAACTGGGCCCATACCAAATGGATTGCTTTACTTGCCAGAGCTATCACTCCTGGAACTGCACAACAATTACCTCAGCGGAACAATTCCACAAGACACGGCTAAGATACCCAAAAAACTTGGCCAGCTGAATCTTTCCAACAACAATTTATCTGGGTCACTCCCAGCTTCAATTGGGAATTTCTCTAGCTTGCAGCTTCTGCTACTTGGTTCCAACAGATTCAGCGGAAATATTCCTCCCCAATTTGGCCGATTGAAAACGCTGCTTAAGTTGGATATGAGTAGAAATAACTTGTCAGGCACGATCCCATACGAGTTAGGTAATTGTTTCCTACTAACATACCTGGATTTGAGCCAGAACCAACTCAGTGGTCCAATCCCAGTTCAAATCGCTCAAACCCACATACTGAATTACCTCAATGTTTCCTGGAACCACTTAAACCAAAGCCTTCCCAGAGAAATTGGTTCTATAAAAAGCCTAACTAGTGCAGATTTTTCTCACAACAACTTGTCTGGATCAATACCGCAGTTTGGACAGTATTCATTTTTCAACTCAACCTCCTTCGCGGGTAACCCTCAGCTTTGTGGGTCATACTTGAAGAATTCTTGCgactattcttcttcttcttcttcagtcTCTCCGTTAGAATTCCGTCACCAGAGTGGCACAAAGTCTCCTCAAGTCCCTGCAAAATACAAGTTTCTGTTTGCATTGGGACTTCTGGTTTGTTCTTTTATATTTGCTGCTTTGGCAATCATCAAGACCCGCAAGGGTCGAAGAAATTCACATTGCTGGAAGCTGACCGCATTCCAGAAGCTGGAATTTGGAAGCAAAGACATCTTGGAATGtataaaagaaaacaatgtgatAGGGAGAGGTGGAGCTGGCATTGTGTACAGAGGAATTATGCCAAATGGAGAGCAAGTAGCAGTGAAGAAGCTGTTAGGCATCAGCAAAGGGTCTTCGCATGATAATGGCCTCTCAGCGGAAATACAGACTTTGGGTAAGATTCGACACAGGAATATCGTGCGCTTGCTGGGATTCTGTTCCAATAAAGAGATCAATTTACTAATATACGAGTACATGCCGAATGGAAGCTTAGGTGAGGTTCTTCATGGAAAGGGTGGCGGCTACCTCAGGTGGGATACTAGGCTCAAAATAGCCATAGAAGCTGCCAAAGGCCTGTGCTACCTGCACCATGATTGTTCCCCTCTCATACTCCATCGAGATGTCAAGTCCAACAACATTTTACTCAACTCCGATTTTGAGGCTCATGTGGCAGATTTTGGCCTTGCCAAGTTCTTGCAAGACACTGGAACTTCAGAGTGCATGTCGGCGATCGCTGGTTCATATGGTTATATTGCTCCAG AGTACGCATATACACTGAAAGTAGACGAGAAGAGTGATGTATATAGTTTCGGAGTGGTACTTTTGGAGCTAATAACAGGGAGGAGGCCAGTTGGAGATTTCGGAGAAGAAGGGCTAGACATTGTTCAGTGGAGCAAGAGAGAGACCAAGTTGAAGAAAGAAGGGGTGGTGAAGATATTGGACCACCGAGTAAGCAATACAATTCCTAAGGAGGAAGTCATGCAGGTTTTCTTTGTGGCAATGTTGTGCGTTGAGGAGCACAGCGTGGAGCGACCTACAATGAGAGAAGTTGTTCAAATGCTTGCTCAGGCCAAGCAACCTAACACATTTCACATGCAATGA
- the LOC108479816 gene encoding UDP-N-acetylglucosamine diphosphorylase 2-like, giving the protein MREPMGIHSNAVAAPPQLLLERLKDYGQEDSFALWDELSPEERHLLLNDIQSLDLSRIDRIIRCSLRSQGLPVAAIEPVPESWVSSVDERTMEHRERWWKMGLKAIAEGKLAVLLLSGGQGTRLGSSDPKGCFNIGLPSGKSLFQLQAERILCVQRLAAQAMNEGSVTIHWYIMTSPFTDDATGKFFESHKYFGLEADQVTFFQQGTIPCISKDGRYVMETPFKVAKSPDGNGGVYTALKSSRLLEDMATRGIKYVDCYGVDNALVRVADPTFLGYFIDKGVAAAAKVVRKAYPQEKVGVFVRRGKGGPLTVVEYTELDQSLASAVNQQTGRLRFCWSNVCLHMFTLDFLNQVANGLEKDSIYHLAEKKIPSIHGYTMGLKLEQFIFDAFPYAPSTALFEVLREEEFAPVKNANGSNYDTPDSARLLVLRLHTRWVVAAGGFLTHSVPLYSTGVEVSPHCSYAGENLESICRGRTFHAPCEITF; this is encoded by the exons ATGAGGGAGCCGATGGGGATACACAGCAACGCTGTCGCTGCGCCCCCTCAGCTACTGCTGGAGAGGCTCAAAGATTACGGCCAGGAAGACTCTTTCGCTCTTTGGGACGAGCTTTCCCCTGAAGAACGCCACCTCCTCCTTAACGATATACAG AGTTTGGATCTTTCCAGAATAGATCGGATTATTCGCTGCTCGCTTCGATCCCAGG GACTGCCGGTGGCAGCAATAGAGCCAGTGCCGGAGAGTTGGGTGTCATCGGTGGATGAGAGAACGATGGAGCACAGAGAAAGGTGGTGGAAGATGGGATTGAAGGCTATCGCAGAAGGCAAATTGGCTGTTTTGCTCCTATCTGGTGGACAG GGGACTCGGCTTGGAAGTTCAGATCCCAAGGGATGTTTCA ATATTGGACTTCCTTCTGGGAAGTCGCTTTTTCAACTGCAAGCTGAGCGGATTTTGTGTGTTCAACGACTAGCTGCACAAGCTATGAATGAGG GTTCAGTGACAATTCACTGGTATATAATGACTAGTCCATTTACTGATGATGCAACGGGAAAATTCTTTGAGAGTCATAAATATTTTGGTCTTGAAGCAGATCAA GTTACTTTTTTCCAGCAAGGCACCATACCTTGTATCTCAAAGGATGGTAGATATGTCATGGAGACTCCATTCAAG GTTGCTAAGTCTCCAGATGGGAATGGAGGAGTATATACAG CCTTGAAATCTTCAAGATTGTTAGAGGATATGGCCACGAGAGGGATTAAATATGTTGATTGCTACGGTGTTGACAATGCATTG GTTCGTGTAGCTGATCCAACATTCCTGGGATATTTCATTGATAAAGGTGTAGCTGCAGCTGCTAAAGTTGTCCGGAAG GCCTATCCCCAGGAAAAGGTTGGTGTTTTTGTAAGGCGAGGTAAAGGTGGACCACTTACTGTGGTTGAATACACTGAATTAGATCAATCACTGGCTTCTGCAGTAAACCAGCAAACTGGGCGTCTACGTTTTTGTTGGAGTAAT GTGTGCTTACACATGTTTACTTTGGATTTTCTAAACCAAGTGGCAAATGGCCTTGAGAAAGACAGCAT CTACCATCTGGCGGAGAAAAAAATTCCATCTATTCATGGTTATACAATGGGTTTGAAACTAGAGCAGTTCATATTTGATGCATTTCCCTATGCTCCTTCAACTGCTTTGTTTGAG GTATTGCGAGAGGAAGAGTTTGCACCAGTGAAAAATGCAAATGGTTCAAATTATGACACTCCAGACAGCGCGAGGCTGCTTGTTCTACGACTACACACACGTTGGGTAGTTGCTGCGGGTGGCTTCTTAACACATTCAGTGCCATTATACTCCACTG GTGTGGAGGTCTCACCGCATTGTTCTTATGCTGGAGAAAACCTAGAGTCCATATGCCGGGGAAGAACATTTCATGCACCTTGTGAAATAACATTTTAA
- the LOC108476911 gene encoding uncharacterized protein LOC108476911, protein MSLLLRLRHHLSNGFYCRSQIVTLNAFGSSIRNFNQPAKLEQDEEDEEVEIDQRRLPADYDPSNFDPTEHRSPPTERVWRLVDEISGLTLSEISELGSIIMKKRGMIEPPTVGVMKAGAAAGLAMKTAGGGAAAAAKEEKKPDKTVFELKLESYEAASKIKVIKEVRSFTDLGLKEAKDLVEKTPSVLKKGVSKEEGEQIIEKMKALGAKVVLE, encoded by the coding sequence ATGAGCTTGCTTTTAAGATTAAGGCATCATTTATCTAATGGGTTTTACTGCAGATCTCAGATTGTCACTCTCAATGCTTTTGGCTCTTCAATCAGGAATTTTAACCAGCCTGCAAAGCTAGAACAAGACGAAGAGGACGAAGAAGTTGAGATTGATCAACGAAGACTCCCAGCTGACTATGATCCTTCTAATTTTGATCCCACCGAACACCGCAGTCCCCCAACTGAGCGTGTCTGGAGACTCGTTGATGAAATTTCTGGCCTTACTTTGTCTGAAATTTCCGAGTTAGGCTCTATTATAATGAAGAAGCGAGGAATGATTGAGCCGCCGACTGTGGGAGTCATGAAGGCTGGTGCTGCTGCCGGCCTGGCAATGAAGACGGCTGGTGGCGGGGCGGCAGCTGCGGCAAAGGAAGAGAAAAAGCCAGATAAGACTGTTTTTGAATTGAAGTTGGAGTCATATGAAGCTGCTTCGAAGATTAAAGTAATAAAGGAGGTTAGGAGTTTTACTGATTTGGGTCTCAAGGAAGCTAAGGACTTGGTTGAGAAGACGCCGTCTGTCTTGAAGAAGGGTGTCTCCAAGGAAGAAGGTGAACAAATAATTGAGAAGATGAAGGCTCTTGGTGCCAAAGTTGTTTTGGAATGA